A genomic window from Silene latifolia isolate original U9 population chromosome Y, ASM4854445v1, whole genome shotgun sequence includes:
- the LOC141633248 gene encoding uncharacterized protein LOC141633248, whose product MAAPLSNDQEPLFSPYDGPLFLSTTEQHGLRLTENLFDGTNFRQWQREVIQTLLSKNKIGFISGECSIPEKTDKRYNSWIRCDLFVSRWIRNSMVQGLRDHFQYANSSKHLWSEIVERFGQLNVLELYELKKELVNLKQENASLIDYYTKIKGLWENIDHMDPIPLCTCGIMSKCTCSLLKRLVERETQTKLLQLLMGLHAGYEQVQTSLLSMDPLPPINKALKDLQKIERQKSINDSTSTAVLDSVAYAAKRRYASPHTAEANPKGKRPKDSMNTFPPCKQCGKTNHKVEDCFQLQTCLFCEIKGHIIDNCYSFKAWKAKQTKGKAKSGDSAKPPQKPVNNAEICGNQDAEYAPVPQTAHCANVFYPTAYGCTPTVSPAASTYSPAVPSSQSASDPSSQLSPDLIQGIVDSVMNKVLQALTDKASSASVDPGSQSYTHFAGPFK is encoded by the exons ATGGCTGCTCCTTTATCCAACGATCAAGAACCGCTTTTTTCACCATATGATGGTCCTCTTTTTCTGTCAACAACTGAGCAACACGGGTTGAGGTTAACAGAGAATCTTTTTGATGGCACCAACTTTCGTCAGTGGCAGAGGGAGGTCATTCAGACATTACTTTCCAAGAACAAGATTGGGTTTATTTCGGGAGAATGTTCAATTCCTGAAAAGACTGACAAAAGGTATAATTCCTGGATTCGTTGTGATCTTTTTGTATCTCGTTGGATTAGGAATTCCATGGTACAAGGTTTACGTGATCATTTTCAGTATGCCAATTCTTCTAAACATCTTTGGTCAGAAATTGTTGAGCGTTTTGGTCAGTTGAATGTATTAGAACTTTATGAATTAAAGAAGGAACTTGTTAATCTCAAACAAGAAAATGCATCTTTGATTGATTACTACACTAAAATCAAGGGTCTTTGGGAGAATATTGATCATATGGATCCTATTCCTCTTTGTACTTGTGGTATTATGTCTAAATGCACCTGTAGTCTCTTGAAACGTCTTGTTGAGAGGGAGACACAGACCAAACTATTACAGTTGTTGATGGGTTTACATGCTGGTTATGAGCAAGTTCAGACCTCGTTGCTTTCCATGGATCCTCTACCCCCCATTAACAAAGCTTTAAAGGATTTACAAAAGATTGAGAGGCAGAAGTCTATTAATGATAGTACAAGTACTGCTGTCCTTGATTCTGTTGCTTATGCTGCTAAAAGACGTTATGCCAGTCCTCACACTGCAGAGGCAAACCCCAAGGGTAAACGTCCAAAAGATAGCATGAACACTTTTCCACCCTGTAAGCAGTGTGGTAAGACTAATCATAAAGTTGAAGACTGTTTTCAGCTGCAGACCTGTCTCTTTTGTGAGATAAAGGGCCATATAATAGACAACTGCTACAGTTTTAAAGCTTGGAAGGCCAAACAGACTAAAGGAAAGGCAAAATCTGGTGATTCTGCTAAACCACCACAGAAACCAGTAAACAATGCAGAAATTTGTGGTAACCAAGATGCTGAATATGCTCCTGTCCCACAGACTGCACATTGTGCTAATGTGTTCTATCCTACTGCCTATGGTTGTACTCCCACTGTTTCACCTGCTGCTTCAACTTACAGTCCTGCTGTTCCCTCATCTCAGTCTGCAAGTGACCCTAGTTCACAGTTGTCACCAGATTTGATTCAAGGGATTGTTGACTCAGTGATGAACAAAGTCTTACAAGCATTAACTGACAAGGCTTCTTCTGCATCTGTTGATCCAGGATCTCAATCCTACACTCACTTTGCAG GACCATTCAAGTAA